TGCCCATCTGTCGGAATTCGGCCAGTACTGGAGCAGCAACTACGCGGGCATCGATCGCACGCATGCCGCCCTGGTATCCGGTCGCGCCAGTTCGGGGTGGTCGGCCTCGGGGATTGCCTGGGTCGACAGCTACTGCCAGACCCAGTCCAGCGGGGGCAGCTACAGCGTCAACCAGCTGTTCTGGAGCAGCGGGGTGGCCGTTGCCTCCAGCGCCCGAGTGTTCGCGCACGAAATCGGCCACAATCTCGGCTCGGCGCATACCCACTGCTACAGTCCGCCGGTCGACCAGTGCTACAACGCCGAGCCCGGCTGCTACAGCGGCGGCGTGAGCTGTCCGGCGGCTGGCTCGGGCAGCCTGATGAGCTATTGCCACGTGCCGGGCCCCAACGGCGCCGATTGCGGGTCGAACCGGCTGGAACTCGCACCGCAGGTCGAATCGCTGCTCCGGGCGCAAGTCGACCACCAGACCGCTGTCACCGCCTGTCTGTCGACCAGCCCGGTCCTGTTTGCCGATTCCTTCGAGCCGTGATGCGCAGGCCGGGTGCCTTCACGCTTGTTGACCTTCGCGGCCGGTCTGCTACTTTGTCGGTTCCTGATTCCGGCAGTGAGTGAGCCGTCAAGCGGTGAGCCAGACCCACTACCTGAAGTTCGACCCGGAACGGCCAGGCTGCGTCGTTGCCGGCGGTGACTGGCGGGTCGATTATCTGACGGCACTCGAACGCCGGCTGAAGGCCGTATGCGAGGCGCCGGCGGTTATCGATGCGCGCGCCATCGAGCATCTTGATACGGCCGGAGCGCTGCTGCTGGTTCGGGCAGCGACGCGCTGGCAAATCGAGCCGGAGGCCGTTGTGCTTGACCGGCGACACCAGCCGCTGTTTGACACAGTCCGCGAGGCGCTGGCGCGAGACGGTGATCTGGATCCCGAGCCGTCGGCCGGATGGAAGCTGTTTCTGGCCGGTATCGGCCAGGCGCTGGCCGGCTTTGGCGGTCACCTGCGCCTGCTGCTCGGGTTTCTCGGACTGGTGCTGTCAACCCTGATGGCCACGCTGATTCGGCCACGTCAGTGGCGGGTCACGGCAACCGTCCATCATATGCAGGAAACCGGGCTCAACGCACTGCCCCTGGTCATGTTGCTGAGTTTTCTGGTCGGTGCCGTGGTTGCGTATTTGGGCGCAACGGTGCTGCGTGATTTCGGAGCCGAACTGTTCGTTATCGACTTGATCAGCTATTCGTTCCTGCGCGAATTCGGGGTGCTGCTGACCGCGATTCTGCTGGCCGGTCGCACGGCCAGCGCATTCACCGCACAGATCGGCACGATGAAGTCACGCGAGGAGATCGATGCCATGCGCACGCTCGGCCTGGATCCGGTCGTCTTGCTGGTGCTGCCGCGGTTGCTGGCGCTGATCGTGATGCTGCCGATCCTGGCCCTGCTGGCGACCCTGGCGGGCTTCGGCGGCGGTCTGGCGGTCTCGGCGCTGTCGCTGGATATCTCCCCGGACATGTTTGTCCATCGGCTTGAGCAGACGCTGGCACTGCGCCACTATCTGGTCGGGCTGGCCAAGGCACCGGTCTTTGCGTTGATCATTGCTCTGGTGGGCTGTCTGGAAGGCTTCAAGGTTGCCGGCACCGCCCAGTCGGTGGGCGAGCGGACCACCTCGGCTGTGGTGCAGTCGATTGCCCTGGTGATCGTGATCGACGCTCTGGCAGCGGTCTTTTTCATGGAGATCGGCTGGTGAGCGGGTCGTCGCAGGAGCATCAGCCGGTGATCCGGGTCTCTGGCCTGGTCAATCGGTTCGGCACCCAGGTCGTGCATGACGGGCTCGATCTGACCGTGCGCCGCGGAGAGATACTCGGTATTGTCGGCGGATCGGGCAGCGGCAAATCGGTGCTGATGCGCGCCATACTGGGGTTGCGGCCCTCCCAGGCCGGCACCATCGAGGTGCTGGGCGCGCAGGTCTCGCAGGATCCTCGGGCCCAGGACATCGTGCGACGGAGCAGCGGCGTGCTGTTTCAGGACGGCGCTTTGTTTTCCTCCCTGACCGTGCGCGAGAATGTCGAGGTGCCGCTCAAGACCCATTGTCGTGACTTGCCGGCCGAGCTTCGCTGCGAGCTGGCGCGGCTGAAGGTGCGCCTGGTCGGGCTGCCGGTGGCTGCCTGCGCCAAGCTGCCCTCGGAGTTGTCCGGAGGCATGCGCAAGCGGGCCGGGCTGGCCCGTGCCCTGGCGCTCGATCCGGAGTTGTTGTTTCTCGACGAGCCGACTGCTGGCCTGGATCCGATCGGTGCAGCGGCGTTCGATCAGCTGCTGCGTACGCTCAAGGATGCGCTGGGCCTGACGGTATTCCTGATCACACACGATCTTGATACGCTCTATGCGATCTGCGATCGCGTCGCCGTGATTGGTGAGCAGAAGATCCTCGTCACTGGCACCATCGACGAGGTTGCCGGCTATGATCACCCTTGGGTGCGCGATTACTTCAACGGACCGCGGGCGCGCCAGGCAGCGAACGCACAACAGGCAAGGAGATGACGCCGTGGAACCACGTGCCAACCATGTTCTGATCGGAGCCTTCACCCTGCTCGGGGTGGCGCTGCTGATCGCCGGCGGGCTGTGGTCAGCCCGCTGGGCCAGCGAACAGGCCTGGCAATACTACGAGGTGCACTTTCCGCAGCCGGTCAGCGGACTGTCGGTGGGCAGCGTCGTTCAGTACAACGGCATCAACATGGGCAGCGTGCGGGATCTGTACCTCGCCTCCGAAGATCCCAGCCGCGTGGTTGCACTGATTCGGCTCAGCGCCGAAGCGCCGGTGCGTGAGGACACAACCGCGCGCCTGGCGGTTTCCGGGCTGACCGGTGTATCGACCATCCAGCTGCGCGGCGGTCAGCCCGACAGTCCGCCGCTCGAGCCGCCCCCGGGCGCTGATCATGCGCGCATCGTGGCCGAGGAGTCGGCCCTGCAGCGGCTGCTCGAGACCTCCGAGGACATTGCCACGACCGCCAGCAAGGTGATGCTCAGGCTGCTGGAGTTCCTGAGCGAGGACAATGCCGAACGCGTTGCCATGACGCTTGACAACATCGATCGGTTCACGACCGCCTTGAGCGGAGAAAGCGCCCTGATCGAGGAGACCGTTCGCAATGTGCATGCCGGTAGCGCGCAACTTGACCAGGCGGTCACCGACATCCGCGCGCTGGTTGCCGAGGCCACGCGCGTTGTGGGGCACCTCGACTCAAGCCTGTCCGATACGGTGCCGGAAGTCAGCGCTGATCTGCGCGAGACCATGCAGCAGCTGGCCAGAACCGCCGAACGCATTGATCGGATGGTGGCCCGCAACGAGTCCGCCGTGGCGGCATTCGGCGATCAGGTGCTGGTGCCGCTGGGGCCGGCAGTCGATGAGCTGCGGCTGTTGCTGCTCGAGCTGTCGCAACTGACCCGTCGTTTCGAGCGTCACCCGGTGGGTTTCCTGCTGGGTGATGAACAGCCCGAGGAGTACCGACCGCAATGAGAGATCTGATCCGTGTGTCCCTGACGGTGTTTTCGCTGCTGCTGCTGCTGGGCTGCGCCCTGGGCCGGCCCGGCGAATCCGTGCGCGTCGTGGCGCCCGAGCTGCCCGCGCCGCCGCCCAAAGACAAGCGCAGCGGTGAATGGGTGCTGTCCGTAACCCGGCCAAAAACCGATCGCACGCGCGATTCCGACCGGATCATCGTTCGTCGACATCGGGCGCTTATGCCGCTGGCTGGCGTGGTCTGGCTGGACCGGGCGCCGGATATGCTGCAAGCGCTGCTGGTCGACTATCTGGCGGCGAATGGGGCGTTTGTCGCCGTGGGTCGCTACGGCGATCTGCCGGCGCCCTATCGACTCGATCTGGATATCCGCCGATTTGAGATCCGGGTCGAGGCGGGTCAAGCGCCGGTTGCCGAGCTCCAGCTCACCGCTCGGCTGACTGCAACCGGCCGCGGTCTGGTAGCGGTGAACCGATTTGAGCGTCAGGCCGACTCGGCCGGCGACGATCCGGCACAGATGCTGGCGGCGTTCGAGTCCGTTCTGGCCGCAGCGTTTGCCGAGCTGGCCGGCTGGGTCAGCGTCGCGCTGCACGAGGACTCAGTCGCGCCGAACAACTGACAGCCGGGTGATGTTGGGCGTCTGGGCGGACTGGGCCTGTTCCGTATCGGCCAGCAGCGCCAGCAGCGGCTGCAGTCGTCGTCTGAGTGCCGGCAGTGACCGTCGTACCGAGTCGGCGTCGCCCTGTTCGAGCAGAGCCAGTGCCTGTTCCAGATCGGGTTGCCCCGCCGATAGCACCGTCCCGGCCGAGGCTGGCAGATCGTTCTTTGGTGCGCGCCGGGCCAGCCCCTCGGCGAGAAGGTCGGCGGCCCGTTCGATCTGTTCGGGGTCTGGCTGCTGAACGACGAATGCCGCCGTCACCGACAACGCGCTGTCGTCCGGCTGCAGGCCCATCTCGGCCAGGTCGGGCAGGAAGCGCTCCTGCAAACGCCTGGCGCCGTCGGCACGGGTGGCCGGCAGCAGAAACGTAAAGACCTCGTCATCGGTTCTGAATACGGTGTCCTCGCGCCGGATTCGCTCGGCCAGCGTGCGACCAATTCGCGCCAGGGCGCGCTCTGCATGCGGTGAGCCAAGTTCCTCAAGCAGTTGCGACAGCCCGTCCAGTCGCAGGTGCATCAACACGATCGGCTGGTTGTGTCGGCGGGCGAAGCTCATCGCCTGGATCAGGCGTTCCTCGCAGTAGCGGCGGTTGCCGAGTCGCGTTGCCGAGTCGAGGTGATGGTCGCGCTCGAGCAGGCGCAATCGACGGGCAGACTGGCCGCTGCGCGCGTAAGCCGTGGCGCGCGCCAGCAGTTCGGTGTCTTCGAAGGGTTTGTTGATGAAATCGGTCGCGCCACGCTGCAGCGCATCATGCCGGCATCCCTCGTCGTCATCCCCGGTGATGAGCACAAACGGCAGATCGACCAGGGCAGGATCGGTACAGCAGCGTATTCGTGACAGCAGCCAGTAGCCGCTCTCGCCCTTCATCTGCAGGTCGCTGAACACGACCATGATGCCGGGCTGCTCCAGCAGCATCTGCCAGGCTTGCTCGGCCGAGTCGGCCAGCAGCAGTTCGAAGCGCTCGCCAAGAATGGCTTGGGCGCATGAGCGCATCAGGCGACTGTCGTCGACAAACAGAACTCTTGGACGTTGCATGAGCTTGAAATCAGGTTGGGCCACAGCCTGATCTTGCAAATTGCGCACCAAACCATGCTCGAGCGGTACCCGTCCACGGAATGGGCCGTCGGATTGTGCTTCGGACCGGTTTCGGCGCCAGCGCTCATCGGCATGGTCGGCAGGGCCGGTCAGCAATCGTCAATCCCGGACACGGGTCGATGCCATCACGGGTACACTTGCGCCCGATGTCCATGACCAAGGCGGTTGCCATGTTTACAACCCGATCCGAGGCTCCGGTTCCCATCCATGCGGTTGATCCCGCCGGGATGGAGGCCTGGCGACGCCGCGCGCCCGAGCCCCAGCGCCGCTGGGTTGAACTAAGCGGTTTCGACGCTGAACCGGGAAGCCATCTGCTGGTGCCTGATGAACAGTCGGGTGTGGCAGCGGTACTGGCCGGGTGCGAGCCGGGGGAGCGATTGTGGTCGCTGGCCCACCTGCCGGCGGTGCTGCCGGCAGGTGACTACCGGCTGGCATCGGACTGGCCGCCCACCGAGCAGGCGCGTGCCGCCATCGGCTGGGGTCTGGGTGCCTACCGTTTCGACCGCTACAAGGATCGCGCGGGCTGCAAGGCGCGCCTGGTCTTGTCTGAAGCGGAGGCAGAGGTGCGGGCGATGGTCGAAACGACGGCCTACGTGCGTGACCTGGTCAACACACCGGCCATTGACCTCGGCCCGTCCGAGCTGGCGGAAGCCGCCCGCGAACTGGCCGAAACCGGCGGCGCCGCGTTCGACAAGATCGATGGAGAGCGGCTGAGGCATGAATTCCCCGCCATTCATGTCGTCGGTCAGGCCGCCTCGCGCCCACCGTGTTTGATACGGATGCAGTGGGGTGATCCCGATCACCCGCCGCTGGCGCTGGTGGGCAAGGGTGTGATTTTCGACTCCGGGGGGCTGAACATCAAACCCGGTTCCGGCATGGTGCTGATGAAAAAGGACATGGGTGGGGCGGCGCATGCGCTGGGATTGGCGAAACTCATCATGACGCTGGGGCTGAAGGTCAACCTGCGCGTCTATATCCCGGCGGTGGAAAACGCCATCGCCGGCAACGCCTATCGTCCTTCTGACATCATTCGCACCCGTAACGGCACGTCGGTGGAAATCGGCAACACCGATGCCGAGGGTCGCGTTGTCCTGTCTGACGCACTGACGCTGGCCAGCGAGGAGGGCGCCGGGCGCATCATCGATTTCGCCACGCTTACCGGTGCGGCGCGCATCGCGCTTGGTGAGGACCTGCCGCCCGTTTACGGTCGCGACACGGACGCCGCACGCACCATTCAGGATCTGTCCTTCGAGCTGGAGGATCCGCTGTGGCACATGCCCCTGTACGAACCCTACCGGCGACTGATCAAGCCGGCGATTGCCGATCTGTCGAATACCGCGTCGACGAGTTTCGGCGGCAGCCTGACCGCAGCGCTGTTTCTGGATCATTTTGTTGCCCCGGAAGTCGACTGGTTCCATCTTGACATCTATGCTTGGAATCAATCCGACCGCCCGGGCCGGCCGGCCGGCGGTGAGTGTCAGGGGCTGCGCGCCCTGTGGCGCTGGCTGTCGGATCAATACTAACGGTCTCATTATTGAGCAGATATTGCCGTTGCACAGATCATCGCGGCTGACCCGAAGCTGTGGCATCGCGACCCGGCTGCCATTAGGATAGGGCCTGTCCACACACGTCAGCACGCGCTGAGGAGAGTTCAGTCATGCGTCATTCATCCATTCTGATACCGTTCGCATGCCTGGCGCTGGTTGCCTGCCAGGTCGATGACGACGACAGCGACCAGAGCCGAGAGGCTGCCGGGGAGACGACCATTTCCGAGGAGGCAGCGGAGCAGGCCGCCGAGACCTACGCCGAAGTGGAGGCATCCGCCGAGCAAGCTGAGGCTGAAATCGAATCGCTGATGGAGCAGGGCCCCGAGCACGGCGCCGAGGAAGGCGTCGAGCGGTTGTGGCAGCGGGCCACGGAGCTGGCCGAGGCGGCGCGGGAACAAGCCGAGCACGCACTGGAGCTGGCGCGCGAGGAAGGCGGCGAGGCGGCCCGGGAGGCGCGTCAAGCCGCGTTCGAGGCCCGTGAGCGGGCCAAGCGGGCCTGGGAGGACGTAGAAGGATTCAGCTCGGAGACCTGGGCGGGTGCAGAGCAACGGGCTCGCCAGGCCTGGGATGAGGCGCAGGCCGTGTGGGATCAGCTTGACGACGACGGGAATCCCGACACGGAAGGCTGATCGCGAGCGGATTGGGTAAGCAACACGCCGCCCCCCGACCGGGGCGGCGCCTGTTTTTCACGACTGGCCAGGATCAATACCAAGGTGTCAGAAACATATCATCCCGGCGATCTCGAGCCGGACGTGCAGCGCCAGTGGGAGCGTGATCATGCCCACCGTGCCGAGACCGGCAACGGCCCGCGCTTTTATTGCCTGAGCATGTTTCCCTATCCCTCGGGCAAACTGCATATGGGCCATATGCGCAACTACACCATCAGTGACGTCATCTCCCGCTACCACCGCATGCAGGGCTGCCGCGTGCTTCAGCCAATGGGATGGGACGCGTTCGGGCTGCCGGCCGAGAATGCCGCCATGGCCAACGGCGTGCCTCCGGCTGAATGGACGCGCAACAACATCGCGCACATGCGCTCGCAGCTCAAGGTCCTGGGGTTTGCCATCGACTGGGAACGCGAGCTGGCGACCTGTGATCCGGACTATTACCGCTGGAACCAGTGGTTTTTTCTGAGATTGCTCGAGCGCGGGATCGCCTACAAGAAGACCGGTACGGTCAACTGGGATCCGGTCGACCAGACGGTACTGGCCAACGAGCAGGTCGTCGACGGCAAGGGCTGGCGCACCGGTGCACCGGTGGAAAAACGCGAGATCCCGATGTACTACCTGCGCATCACCGACTATGCCGACGAGCTGCTCGACAGCCTGGCGACGCTCGATGGCTGGCCGGAGCGGGTGCGCGCCATGCAGGCCAACTGGATCGGCAGGAGCGAGGGCGCCGAGGTCGAGTTTGCATGCGGCACAGAGGCAATCCGGGTGTTCACCACGCGCCCGGATACGCTGATGGGTGCGACCTTCATGGCGGTAGCCGCCGAGCATCCGCTGGCCAGGCAGGCCGCCGGGCACAACCCGGATCTGGCCGAGTTCATTGCCCAATGCCAGAAAGGCGGCGTTTCCGAGGCCGATCTTGCGGCCCAGGAAAAGAAGGGCATGGATACCGGTCTGAAGGCCACCCACCCGCTGACCGGTGATGAATTGCCGGTGTGGGTCGCCAATTACGTGCTGATGGCCTACGGCGAGGGTGCCATCATGGCGGTGCCGGCGCACGATGAGCGCGATTTCGAGTTCGCCAACAAGTATGGTCTGCCGATCCGGCAGGTGATCAGCCGGCCTGGTGACCAGCCCTACGACCGCAGCCAGTGGCACGAAGACTATGCCGCCAGGGACGGTCGGCTGGTCAATTCGGGGCGCTTCGACGGTCTGAGCTGCGCGCAGGGCTTCGAGGCCATCGTCGCAGAACTCGAAGAGCAGAGTCTGGGGCGGGCCCGCACGCAGTTTCGCCTGCGTGACTGGGGCATTTCCCGGCAGCGCTACTGGGGCTGCCCGATTCCGATCATCCACTGCCGGCAGTGCGGTGACGTGCCGGTTCCCGACGAGGACCTGCCGGTTCTGCTGCCCGAGGACCTGGTGCCGGACGGCGCCGGCAATCCTCTGAGGAATTGCGCGGCCTTTCTCGACACCCCGTGTCCGCGTTGTGGCGCAGCGGCCCGGCGCGAAACCGACACCATGGACACGTTCGTCGACTCGTCGTGGTACTTCCTGCGCTACACCTGCACCGACAACGACAGCGCCATGGTCGATCAGCGCGCCGACGCGTGGATGCCGGTCGACCAGTACATTGGCGGTATCGAGCACGCCATCCTGCACCTGCTCTACGCGCGCTTCTGGACCAAACTGATGCGCGACGAGGGTCTTGTGTCGGTCGACGAGCCCTTCAAGCGACTGCTGACCCAGGGCATGGTGCTGGCCGAGACCTACTGCCGGGAGGACGAGTCCGGTCGCCGTCAGTGGTTCAACCCGGCCGATGTCGAGGTCCAGCGTGACGGCAAGGGCGAGATCTTGCGGGCGGTGCTCAGAAGCGATGGCCAGCCGGTCCGGCCCGGCGGTGTCGAGAAGATGGCCAAGTCGAAAAACAATGGCGTGGACCCTCAGGCGCTGGTCGACAGCTATGGCGCTGATACGGTGCGGCTGTTCTCGATGTTTGCCGCGCCCCCCGAGCAGTCGCTGGAGTGGTCGGAGAGCGGCGTGGAAGGGGCCTGGCGATTTCTGAAGCGGCTGTGGGTCGGGGTGCAGTCGCATGTTGAGGGCGGCGTGGTGCCCGGTGCGACAGGGAACGAGGTTGAAGGGCCGGCGCGCGACCTCAGGCGCGCCTTGCACGAGACCATCGCCAAGGTTGAACATGACTTTGGCCGCCGCTTCACGTTCAACACGGCCATTGCCGCGATCATGGAGTTCTGCAATCAGCTGCAGCGCTTCGACCCGGTCGGAGAAATCGAGCGTAGACTGGTCCAGGAAGCCTGGGAGACGGTGGTGCGGCTGATCGCCCCGGTCGCGCCGCATATTGCCGAGGTGCTGTGGCAGAAGCTGGGCCGAACAGGATCGGTGTTCGACGCCGGCTGGCCAAAGGTCGATCGGGAGGCGCTCACGCGCGCTGCCGTGACCATCGTTGTCCAGGTCAATGGCAAGGTTCGAGGCCGCGTCGAGGTGCCCACGGGGGCCGACGAGGCGGCGGTCAAGGCAGTCGCGCTGGAAGACGACAACGTGGCGCGTTTCGTTGCAGGCAAGAAGCTTCACAAGGTGGTTTATGTCCCGGACAAGCTCCTCAATATCGTGGTGGCCTAGGCTGCGCCCCTGGCTGCTGCTGATTGCGGCAGTGAGCGTGGCAGCCTGCGGATTCCAGCTGCGCGGTCAGGCCCGACTGCCGGCGGCGCTGTCAGATACCCATCTGCAAATCGATGACGACAGCACCGTGTTCGCGCGTGAACTGCGTCTGTTGCTGGTGGCCAACGGCGTGCGCCTGGCCGAGCGGTCGGGCGAAGACACGGCAACCCTGCGGATTCACTCCCAGCGCATGTGGCGGCAAGCGCTTTCGGTCTCGGGCCAGGCCCGGGTGCGCGAGTTTCTGCTGGTCCTGGAAGTTGATTTCGAGCTTGCCGACGCCGACGGCAAGCGTCTGCTCGAGCGTGAAACACTGCGCCTGACGCGTGACTACAGCTTTGACGAGCAGGAGATCCTGGCCGCCGACCGCGAGGAGGAGTTCCTGTCCAGGGATCTCGGACGCGAAATGGCCGCGCGTCTGATGCGGCGACTCGAGAGCCTGTCGCGGTCGTGAAGCTGTTCCCCGAAAAACTCGCGTCCAGGCTGGATCGACAGCTCGATCCGGTCTATCTGATCGCCGGCCAGGAGCCGCTGCTGATCGAGGAGGCCTGTGATGCCCTGCGCAAGGCAGCGCGCGCGCGGGATGTCAGTGAGCGGGTGGTGCTGGAAGTCGATGCCCGCTTTGACTGGAGCAATCTCGACAGCGCAACGGAAACCGGATCGCTGTTTGCCAGCCGGCGCCTGGTCGAGGTTCGCCTGCCCGGCGGCAAGCCCGGACGGGAAGGCGGGGCAGCGCTGCGCGACTGGTGCAAGAACGAACACGATGACGTGCTGCTGGTCAAGTGCGATGCCTGGGACATACAGAGTGAGAGAACCGCCTGGGTCAAGGCACTTGAAGCAGCCGGTGTCTACGTGCCGTGCTGGAAGGTCAAGGCCGGCCAGCTGCCGCAATGGATTGCGCGCCGTGCCGCTGAAGGTGGTTTGCGCGTCGATGCTGCTGCCTGTCGCTTCCTGTCCGAACGCCTGGAGGGCAATCTGCTGGCCGCCAGGCAGGAAATCGATCGCTTGTCGCTGCTCTACCCGTCGGCGCCGATCGGTCTGGCCGAAGCGCGCGCGGCCGTGGCCGACAGCGCGCGATTTGACAGCTTCCGGCTGGTCGAGCTGGTGCTGACCGGACAGGCGGGCGCCGCCGTCCGCTGCATTCGCGGCCTGCGCGAGGCAGACACCCCGATGCCGATGATCGTCGGTGCGCTGGCCCGGGAGCTGCAGTTGATCGGCAGCTTTCAGGCGCTGACCCGGACCCGTTCCGCAGCACAGGCGATGGCCGAGCTGAAGGTATGGAAGAGTCGCCAGCAGTCGCTTGTCACGGCCGCCCGGCGGCTGTCGCCGCGGCTGGTTCGGCGCGCACTGGCGCGACTGTCGGAGCTTGATGAACTGTCGAAGTCGCGCCATCGCGACACGTTCTGGATGGTGCTGGAGCGGCTGTGTGTTGGTCTGGCCGACGATCGGCCGGACTACTGCGCGGCATGAGAGCGGCGACCGCCGTGTTTGGCGGCACTTTCGATCCGGTTCATTACGGCCATCTGCGCGCGGCCGCGGAGACCTGCGAGAAGCTCGGTGTCGATGATTTCCGTCTGCTGCCGGCCGGTCAGCCCCCGCACCGCGATCAGACCGGTGCCGAAGCGTATCATCGCCTGGCCATGCTGGAGCTGGCGCTGGCGCCCTATCCGGATCTGACTGTCGATGAAAGAGAGGTCAGGCGAGCCGGGCCGTCCTACATGGTCGAGACCCTGGCCTCGATCCGTGCCGAGGTCGGCCATCGCCCGGTGCTGTTGTGCCTGGGGCAGGATGCCGCCAACGGCCTGGATCGATGGCATCGCTGGCGGGAACTGCTCACGCTGGCCCATCTCGTCGTGCTCAAGCGGCCGCGCAGCCGGCCGCGCTATCCCGAGGTTGTCGAGCAGGTCGTGCAAGCGCGCCGTGTCCGCCGTCCCGGTGCGCTGATGGACAAGCCGGCCGGGCGGGTCTGCTACCTGGGCGTGACCCAGCTGGCCATTGCCTCGACCGATATTCGCAGGCAGCTGGCGCAAGGGCGTGATCCCCGCTTTCTGCTGCCCTCGACGGTGCTCGCCTATATTCGCAAGCACGGACTTTACGGTTGTGCTGAAAGACGATCGGACAAGCGCTAGAATAGGGCAACATGGTCATTCATAGAACGAGCCTTTGAGCAATACGCGACCTGCCGACCCGCGCGCCCTGCGGGATCTCGCCGTTGCGGCACTGGAAGACGCCAAGGGGCAGGATATCCAGGTCATCGACCTGGCCGACCGATCCAGTTTCGCCGATTACATGATCATTGTCTCCGGCACCTCGACCCGCCAGGTCAAGGCGATGTCCGATCGTCTGATCGACAACGTCAGGGCCCACGGTATCCGCCCGCTGGGCGTGGAAGGGGCCAGGGAGGCCGAGTGGATTCTGGTCGACCTGGCTGACGTGGTGGTTCATCTGATGTTGCCGCAGACCCGGGCCTTCTACAATCTCGAAAAACTCTGGGCCGCGCCACCAGCGAGCCGCAGCCTTCG
This DNA window, taken from Pseudomonadota bacterium, encodes the following:
- the holA gene encoding DNA polymerase III subunit delta, whose translation is MKLFPEKLASRLDRQLDPVYLIAGQEPLLIEEACDALRKAARARDVSERVVLEVDARFDWSNLDSATETGSLFASRRLVEVRLPGGKPGREGGAALRDWCKNEHDDVLLVKCDAWDIQSERTAWVKALEAAGVYVPCWKVKAGQLPQWIARRAAEGGLRVDAAACRFLSERLEGNLLAARQEIDRLSLLYPSAPIGLAEARAAVADSARFDSFRLVELVLTGQAGAAVRCIRGLREADTPMPMIVGALARELQLIGSFQALTRTRSAAQAMAELKVWKSRQQSLVTAARRLSPRLVRRALARLSELDELSKSRHRDTFWMVLERLCVGLADDRPDYCAA
- a CDS encoding diguanylate cyclase produces the protein MQRPRVLFVDDSRLMRSCAQAILGERFELLLADSAEQAWQMLLEQPGIMVVFSDLQMKGESGYWLLSRIRCCTDPALVDLPFVLITGDDDEGCRHDALQRGATDFINKPFEDTELLARATAYARSGQSARRLRLLERDHHLDSATRLGNRRYCEERLIQAMSFARRHNQPIVLMHLRLDGLSQLLEELGSPHAERALARIGRTLAERIRREDTVFRTDDEVFTFLLPATRADGARRLQERFLPDLAEMGLQPDDSALSVTAAFVVQQPDPEQIERAADLLAEGLARRAPKNDLPASAGTVLSAGQPDLEQALALLEQGDADSVRRSLPALRRRLQPLLALLADTEQAQSAQTPNITRLSVVRRD
- a CDS encoding ATP-binding cassette domain-containing protein, whose translation is MVSGSSQEHQPVIRVSGLVNRFGTQVVHDGLDLTVRRGEILGIVGGSGSGKSVLMRAILGLRPSQAGTIEVLGAQVSQDPRAQDIVRRSSGVLFQDGALFSSLTVRENVEVPLKTHCRDLPAELRCELARLKVRLVGLPVAACAKLPSELSGGMRKRAGLARALALDPELLFLDEPTAGLDPIGAAAFDQLLRTLKDALGLTVFLITHDLDTLYAICDRVAVIGEQKILVTGTIDEVAGYDHPWVRDYFNGPRARQAANAQQARR
- a CDS encoding leucine--tRNA ligase, whose translation is MSETYHPGDLEPDVQRQWERDHAHRAETGNGPRFYCLSMFPYPSGKLHMGHMRNYTISDVISRYHRMQGCRVLQPMGWDAFGLPAENAAMANGVPPAEWTRNNIAHMRSQLKVLGFAIDWERELATCDPDYYRWNQWFFLRLLERGIAYKKTGTVNWDPVDQTVLANEQVVDGKGWRTGAPVEKREIPMYYLRITDYADELLDSLATLDGWPERVRAMQANWIGRSEGAEVEFACGTEAIRVFTTRPDTLMGATFMAVAAEHPLARQAAGHNPDLAEFIAQCQKGGVSEADLAAQEKKGMDTGLKATHPLTGDELPVWVANYVLMAYGEGAIMAVPAHDERDFEFANKYGLPIRQVISRPGDQPYDRSQWHEDYAARDGRLVNSGRFDGLSCAQGFEAIVAELEEQSLGRARTQFRLRDWGISRQRYWGCPIPIIHCRQCGDVPVPDEDLPVLLPEDLVPDGAGNPLRNCAAFLDTPCPRCGAAARRETDTMDTFVDSSWYFLRYTCTDNDSAMVDQRADAWMPVDQYIGGIEHAILHLLYARFWTKLMRDEGLVSVDEPFKRLLTQGMVLAETYCREDESGRRQWFNPADVEVQRDGKGEILRAVLRSDGQPVRPGGVEKMAKSKNNGVDPQALVDSYGADTVRLFSMFAAPPEQSLEWSESGVEGAWRFLKRLWVGVQSHVEGGVVPGATGNEVEGPARDLRRALHETIAKVEHDFGRRFTFNTAIAAIMEFCNQLQRFDPVGEIERRLVQEAWETVVRLIAPVAPHIAEVLWQKLGRTGSVFDAGWPKVDREALTRAAVTIVVQVNGKVRGRVEVPTGADEAAVKAVALEDDNVARFVAGKKLHKVVYVPDKLLNIVVA
- a CDS encoding MCE family protein, producing MEPRANHVLIGAFTLLGVALLIAGGLWSARWASEQAWQYYEVHFPQPVSGLSVGSVVQYNGINMGSVRDLYLASEDPSRVVALIRLSAEAPVREDTTARLAVSGLTGVSTIQLRGGQPDSPPLEPPPGADHARIVAEESALQRLLETSEDIATTASKVMLRLLEFLSEDNAERVAMTLDNIDRFTTALSGESALIEETVRNVHAGSAQLDQAVTDIRALVAEATRVVGHLDSSLSDTVPEVSADLRETMQQLARTAERIDRMVARNESAVAAFGDQVLVPLGPAVDELRLLLLELSQLTRRFERHPVGFLLGDEQPEEYRPQ
- a CDS encoding ABC transporter permease, with amino-acid sequence MKFDPERPGCVVAGGDWRVDYLTALERRLKAVCEAPAVIDARAIEHLDTAGALLLVRAATRWQIEPEAVVLDRRHQPLFDTVREALARDGDLDPEPSAGWKLFLAGIGQALAGFGGHLRLLLGFLGLVLSTLMATLIRPRQWRVTATVHHMQETGLNALPLVMLLSFLVGAVVAYLGATVLRDFGAELFVIDLISYSFLREFGVLLTAILLAGRTASAFTAQIGTMKSREEIDAMRTLGLDPVVLLVLPRLLALIVMLPILALLATLAGFGGGLAVSALSLDISPDMFVHRLEQTLALRHYLVGLAKAPVFALIIALVGCLEGFKVAGTAQSVGERTTSAVVQSIALVIVIDALAAVFFMEIGW
- a CDS encoding leucyl aminopeptidase family protein, which gives rise to MFTTRSEAPVPIHAVDPAGMEAWRRRAPEPQRRWVELSGFDAEPGSHLLVPDEQSGVAAVLAGCEPGERLWSLAHLPAVLPAGDYRLASDWPPTEQARAAIGWGLGAYRFDRYKDRAGCKARLVLSEAEAEVRAMVETTAYVRDLVNTPAIDLGPSELAEAARELAETGGAAFDKIDGERLRHEFPAIHVVGQAASRPPCLIRMQWGDPDHPPLALVGKGVIFDSGGLNIKPGSGMVLMKKDMGGAAHALGLAKLIMTLGLKVNLRVYIPAVENAIAGNAYRPSDIIRTRNGTSVEIGNTDAEGRVVLSDALTLASEEGAGRIIDFATLTGAARIALGEDLPPVYGRDTDAARTIQDLSFELEDPLWHMPLYEPYRRLIKPAIADLSNTASTSFGGSLTAALFLDHFVAPEVDWFHLDIYAWNQSDRPGRPAGGECQGLRALWRWLSDQY